One Deltaproteobacteria bacterium genomic region harbors:
- a CDS encoding type II toxin-antitoxin system RelB/DinJ family antitoxin, translating to MARTAMINARTERELKEEVEKILKSLGLSTTEAINIFFRQVKLRRGLPFPVEIPNDETITVFRDSESGKGLTECKDADDMFKKLGV from the coding sequence ATGGCACGAACAGCAATGATCAACGCCCGGACGGAAAGAGAGCTGAAAGAAGAGGTGGAGAAAATCCTGAAGTCACTGGGACTGTCCACAACAGAAGCGATCAATATTTTCTTTCGTCAGGTAAAATTAAGGCGAGGTTTGCCCTTCCCCGTGGAAATCCCGAATGACGAGACGATTACCGTATTCCGGGACAGCGAGTCCGGCAAGGGTCTTACGGAATGTAAAGACGCCGATGATATGTTTAAGAAACTGGGTGTCTGA